The Longimicrobium sp. genomic sequence GCGAGGCGGCGGAGGCCAAGGCGCCGGCGCCCCGCCGTTCCCGCCGCAAGGCTGCCGCGGAGGTGGTGGAGACTCCCGCGCCCACCGCGTCCGACAACGGCGCCAAGCCGCGCCGCCCGCGCGCGAAGGCCGCGACCGCCGCCAGGCCCGCGGCGAAGAAGCGTCCGGTGAAGAAGGACGAGGCGGCGGAGGCGAAGAAGGACGAGCCGGCGGAGACGAAGCCCCGGCGCCGCCGGCGAACGCCCGCGGCGGTGTAGACTGTCTTTGGGCTCACGCAGAGTCAGCAGGGTCAGCAGAGAACAAACTGCTGGCCCTGCTGACTCTGCGTGAGCCCTTTCTTTTCGTGGGACGGAAGGAAGAAAGAAGGGCTCTCACAGAGGGCACAGAGGTCACGGAGGAATTCGTTTTTTCCTCTGTGACCTCTGTGCCCTCCGTGAGAGAAAAATCACCGGCGGAGGGTGAGCCAGACGAAGGCGACGATCACCAGCGCCTCGACCAGCGCGGCGGCGAGGATCGCGTTGCGGGTGACGCGGGCGCTCATCGCGGCGCTCCCGCGTGCGCCAGCTCCAGCGCGGCCAGGATGCGCGCGCCGGTGCGGCTGACGTGCGCGCCGAGCGCCGCCAACCCCAGCGCCAGCGTGGAGTAGACGAGCACCGCGGACACGAGCAGGAGCAGGTGCGTGCGGTCGTGCAGGTCCGCCAGCAGCAGGAAGGCGAGCAGCAGGATCGCCTCGACCAGCACGGCGCCCGCCAGGCTCAGCTTGAACCACCGCTCGCGGCGGTCGATCTCGTCCAGCGCGGATCTGCGAATGCGGTCCAGGTCGCTCATGGGGTTCCTCGTTCGATGGAAGTGGGGCCGGCGTCCAGCGCCCGGCGCAGCGCGCGGAGGCCGTAGGCGAGCCGCGACTTGGCGGTGCCGGCGGAGATGCCGAGCACGGCCGCGGTTTCGGCGAGGGTGAGCTCCTGCAGGTAGTGGAGGTCCAGCACCGCCCGGCTGGCCGGCGACACTGCCGCCATCGATTCGCGCAGCCGCGCCGCCAGCGCCGGGTCGATGCGCTCCGGCGGCTCGGGCGCGGGGGCGTGCTCCAGTGCCGCGTCGTCCGCCCAGCGCTCGCGCAGCCGGCGCTCGCGGCGGGCGTGCCTCATCGCTGCCCGCGCCGCGATGCGGAACGCCCACGGGCGGAACAGCGCCGGCTCGCGCAGCCATCGCAGCTTCCGCCAGATCCGCACGAACACCTCCTGCAGCACGTCGTCCGCCAGCGCGCGGTCGCCCACCACGCTGGTGACGAAGCCGTGCAGCGGCGCCTGCACTCCGGCCAGCAGCGCCTCGAACGCGGCCCGGTCGCCGGCCTGTGCCCTCAGCACCTGGAAGCTCTCGCGGGTGTCGCGCTGCATGGTCTGGAGATGCGGTGCGGGTGGCGTCTCTACCCTCGCGCTGGTAGAGAGCCCTCGGGGCGGGCCAGGTGTTCGAATTGGGGAAGATGCTTGTGCGTCCGACCAGGATCGCGTGCTGACACGGCCACAGATCCCTGCGGCCTGCAAGCTGTTGTGCAGACGCCGATTACGGGCTGGCTGGCCTCAGGATGGCGTCGGGCGGTGAGTTGAGAATCACCCTCCCCCCAGTCGGTTTTGGGGGGAGGGTCGCGCGAAGCGCGGGGTGGGGGGCCAAGGATGCCGCGGCCGCACGCCCGTCCGCCCAGCGCTCCATCATCAGCCCGCGCGCACTCAGCACTCAGCACTTCACGCCTCGACCGGCACCGTGAACGTGAACTCGCTTCCTCTCCCCGGCGTGCTGCGGACGGTGATGTCGCCGCCCATCAAGCGCGCGAGCTGGCGGGCGACGCTGAGGCCCAGCCCCGAGCCGCCGTGCTCGCGGATCAGCCCCTGCTCGGCCTGCCAGAAAGGCTCGAAGATCCGCTCCAGCTGGTCGGGATAGATCCCCATCCCCGTGTCGCCCACCACGAACGCAGCCGCGTCGCCGTCCCTCCGCGCCTCCAGCGTCGCCTTCCCCCGGTCGGTGAACTTCACCGCGTTCCCCAGCAGGTTGGTGAGCACCTGCCGCACCTTCCGCCCGTCGGCCACCAGGGTGAAGTCCGGGTCCGGTCCGCGCACCTCGAACCCGATCCCCCGCTCCAGCGCCAGCGGCTCCACCAGGGCGGCGACCTCCTCCACCAGCGCGGAGACGGCCACCGGCGCGGCGCGGACCTCCTCCTGCCCCGCCTCGATCCGCGCGAAGGTCAGGATCTCGTCGATCAGCTCCAGCAGGTGGCGCGCGGCGCTCTGCATCCGCCCCACCTGCGGCGCCAGCGGCTCCGGCAGCGCGGCGGGAATCCCCATCAGGAAGAGGTCCGTGTAGCCCAGGATGGCGTTCAGCGGCGTGCGCAGCTCGTGGCTCATCACCGCCAGGAAGTCGTTCTTGGCGCGGTTGGCCTCCAGCGCCCGCTGGTACAGCCGCGCGTTGTCCACCGCGAACGCCGCGCGGCGCGCCAGCTCCTCCGCGCGCTCCAGCTCCACGTCGTCGTAGCGCCTGCCCGACGTCGTCGCGCAGAGCAGGATAGAGCCCAGCACGCGGCCGCGGGCCACCAGCGGGACGGCCATGTACGCGCGCACGCCCAGCTCGCGGACGGTGTCTTCCGGCTGCAGCTCGGCCACGCCCGGCGGCGCCGCGCCGTCGTTCACCACCAGCGGGTGCGCGGTGCGCATCACCACCGCCACGGGGTCGGAGGAGACGAGGCTGGGGGTGAAGTCCAGCAGGCGGCGCGCGGCGGCGTCCTGCGCGGCGTCGGCGTTGGCGGCGTCGACGCGCTCGATCCTGCCCTCGTCCAGCACGTCGATCACGCACACGTCCGCCATCACGGGCACGGCCAGGCGGGCTACGCGCCGCAGCGTCTCGGTGTAGTCGAGCGACGAGGAAAGCACCGTTCCCGCGTCGGCCAGGAAGCGCTGCTGGTCGCCCGCCTCGCGCAGCTCGGTGATGTCGATGCACGAGCCGATGTAGCCGGCGAGCGCGCCCTCGGCGGTGACGAGGGGGAAGCCGTGGTCGAGGACCGCGCGATACTCGCCGTCGTGGCGGCGCAGGCGGTACTCCATGCGGAACTCGCGCCGCGCCTCGAAGCTGGAGAGGTAGAGGGTCATGCACCGCTGGTAGTCGTCCGGGTGCACGCCGTCGGCCCAGCCGTTCCCCAGCTCGTCGTCGATCCCCCGCCCGGTGAACTCCAGCCAGGGGCGGTTCACCCAGTCGAAGAGCGCGTCGGGCCCCGCCGTCCACATCATCACCGGCGCGCTGTCGGCCATGGTGCGGAAGCGCGCCTCGCTCTGGCGCAGCGCGGCGGCGGCCTCGCGCTGGGCGGTCACGTCGTCGATCGTCACCACCACGCCGTCGCCCTGGGCGTGCAGCGGCGCGGCGCTCACCCGCAGCGCCACCCGCCGGCCGCCGCGCGTGAGCTCCACCTCGTCGCCGAGGACCGTCTCGCCCGTCCGCAGCACGCGCCCCGCGGGCCCCTCCTCCAGCGGGAGGGGAGCGTCGCCGCGGAAGGCCGCCAGCCGCGGGTCGCCGCGGTGCATCGTCACCAGCTCCTCGCGCGGGATGCCCAGGACGCGCGCCGCCGCCTGGTTGGCGAAGGTGATGCGGCCGTCGGACGCGACCAGGAGCACCCCCTCGGCCATCGTCTCCAGGATCTGCCGCAGCCGGTCGCCCGCACGCTGCGTCTCGCCGTGCGCCGCCTCCAGGCGCTCGTGCGCGGCCTCGACCCCCCGGCGCAGCGCCTCGGACTCGTCGATCTGCTGCTGCAGCTCCTCGTTCAGCGACTGCATCTCCTCGGCCTGCACCTCCAGCTCCACCGCCTGCTCCTGGAGCTGCCCGGCCAGCTGCGCCGCCTCGGCCGCCTCGCGCTCGGCCCGGCGGCGCGCGTCGATCAGGCGCTGGTTCAGCACGCTGGCGATGTATCCCGCCGCGACGAAGAACCCCAGCTTCACCGCCTCGCCCGGCCCGCGCACGCTGAGCGGGTCGCCGGGGGAGAGGAAGAAGAGGTCGACGGCGACGACGGAAAGGATGCTGGCCACGATGCCGGGCCCCAGCCCGCCGTACCACGCGGCCAGGACCACGGCGAAGAGGAAGACGACGAGGAAGTTGGGCGCGATCCACGGCCGCAGCAGCGCGCAGAAGCCCGCCGCGGCGGCGACGGTGACGAGCGCCGCCGCGTACCGGGCGGCGACATGCGGCGCATCCGCGCGGAGATCGGCGGGAGGATCCTGCCTGGAGCCGTGGGTCGCGAGCTGCACCGCGCGTGTCTGGATGGGGTTGCGATGTGCGCGCGAATCAATCCGGGTCCACCTGGTGGACCCGCGCCGGAGAAGCCCGGTGGAGGATGCAAGTTTCGGACACCTTCCGGCCGCCCGCCGATTCAGCGAAAGCCGGATTTCCTCCTCTGTCGCAGACCGGCCGATTGCGAAAAAGAATCTCACGCAGAGCAGCAGAGGCAGCAGAGGAACTGCGTGATAGTCCTCTGCGACCTCTGCGGCCTCTGCGTGAGATTTTGTTTCTGGAGAGTCAGGACTGCGCCGGCTCGCGGACGGCTTCGAGGAGCTCGATCAGGGTGCCGAGGCGCTCCGCGCCGAGATGGGAGAGCTGGCGCAGGTGCATCCGCTCGATCTCCGCGTCCAGCGGGGCGATGGCCTCGCGCCCGGCGGGGGTGATGCGCGTCCACACCACGCGGCGGTCCTCGGTGCAGCGCCAGCGCTCGGCCAGCCCGCGCTTCTCCAGCCGGTCCAGCAGCCGGGTGACGTCGGGGTCGCGCGTGATCATCCGGTCGCTGACATCGCCCGCCGTCAGCCCCTTCTCACCCGCGCCGCGCAGGATGCGCAGCACGTTGTACTGCGTGGGCGTCAGGTCGTGGCGCTTCAGGACGTCGGACAAGCCCTGGACAAGGACGTTCGCCGTACGCTGCACGTTGAGGTACGCCTCTTCCTCGAGCGTCTCGATCGGGCGGTTCTGCCTGATTTCCTGCTGGAGCTTGCCGGGCACGGGGCCTCCTGGACGCCGCGTTGTTTCGTTTGGCCCGACGATAGACGGCGGAACGGGTGAAGTCAACGAATTCGGTTCGAAATGATGGGAACCCGACCATTCGTGGCATCTCCGCCCGCGTCTTTCCCTCTACGCGATCCCACTCACGCGCGGTGGGATGGATCGCGTGCATGCCGCGGCATCCCGCCCCCCTCCCCGCGCTTCGCGCGACCCTCCCCCCAAAACCGACTGGGGGGAGGGTGGGTAACGGACGCATCGAAACGGCTCGCCGCCACCCGGTTTCGGGGAGGCGGCGAGCCGTTCATCCATCTCCTGTCGAGCCGTTTCGATCGCCCGCTACGGCTGGGGCGCCGCGCGGACGCGGTAGATGCGGCCGTCCACCAGCACCGCCACCTGCTGCCCCAGCGCGAAGTAGCGGCCCAGCGCAGGCACCCGCTGCAGCAGCGCGAAATACTCGTCGGTGCCGAACGTCACCGTCGTCTCGGGAAGGTGGGCGTGGTTGTCGCGCGGGATGGCCGCGTCGGTCCACACCCCGTCGCGCAGGTAGAAGGTCTTGTCGCCCACGTGCTGGGCGTTCGCCGCGGCGGCGCCCTCCGCGCCCACCGTGGCGGCCTCCTGCATCCGGCGCGTGGTCACGCTCTGCGCCACGGCCGCGCGCCCGGTCGTCGCCTGCGCGTCCATCGGCATGGTCGGCGGAGGCGGCGGAGGCGGGGGTGGCGGGGGCGCCGATGGCGGCGGGGCGCCGTTGTAGCCGCCGGACGCCGACCCGCGGATCCGCACCTGGTCGCGCACGGGCTGCGGCACGGGCCGCGGCCGATCCTCCGCGACGGCGCCGGGCTCCAGCGCGAGGAACGACGTGTACGGCGTCACGATGCCGTAGCGCGTCCCCAGCTCCACGATCTCGTCGCGCAGCTCCTTCTGCTCTCCGTTGCTGCGGATCTGCTCCATCAGCCATCCCACCCGCCGGGTCGCCCAGAGACGCGGCAGCCAGTCGTTGGCCTCCGCCCGCAGCGGGAAGCGCTGGCCGGGATAGGTGAAGGTGCGCATCGGCGAGCCCGAGCCGCTCAGGCGGATGGCCACGTCGCGCAGCTCCGTGTCGTTGCGGTAGCGTCCGACGAGGGCGAGCTGCGTCCCCCGGAACAGGTCCGGCAACGAGCGGGGATAGACGAGGTCGGTGCGCACCGGGCCCATGTCCACCCGCACGTCGGTCAGCACCGGGTGGTTCACCTTGTCGAAGAAGGCGCCCACCTTCACCTCCAGGTCCTCGCGCGGCTCCACGTAGTCCGACGTGCCGCCGTTCTCCGCGGCCACCCGGTCCAGCAGGCGCGTGTTGACGTCGTAGCCCACGCCGAAGGTGAACAGCCGCACGCCGCCGCGCCGCGCCCGCCGCGTGTTCTCCAGGATCGCGGCGACGGAGGTGTCGCCCACGGTGGGCAGACCGTCGGTGAGGAAGACGAGCAGCCGCGGGCGCGTGGATTGGCGGGGGAACTGCTCCATCGCCTGCACCAGCGCGTCGTTGATGTTCGTCCCCCCCGCGGGGCGGAGGCCGGAGACGAACTCCGTCCCGCGGCGCCGGCCGGCGTCGGTCGCGGCGATCAGCCCCGTCTCCATCAGCCGCGTGTCGCCCGAGAAGGCGATCACGTTGAAGCGGTCGCCCGGGTTCAGCCCGCGGATCCCGTACTCCAGCGCGCGCCGCGCCTTGTCGATCTTCCCCTCCTCGCTCATCGACCCGGAGACGTCGAGAACGAAAACCACGTCCTTGGCCGCGTACTCCTGCGCGTGCACGGTGGTGGGCGGGGAGATGAGGAGGAGGTAGTAGCCGTCCTTCCCCGCCTCGCGGTAGGTGAAGAGCGAGAGGCCGATCTCGCTGGGGCTGGGCGCCCAGAAGAGCTGGAAGTCGCGCCGCTCGCCCTGTCGCGCGCTCTCGAAGCTCACGCGCACGCGGCGGTCGCCGTCGCCGCGGCGGACGTCCACGGCGTGGCTGGGCGAGTAGACGGTGCGCATGGGCTGCTGCGCGCGGATCTCCACCGTGCCGGAGACGCGCTCCACCGGGCTGGCGTTGCGGCCGATCCCCAGCGGATAGCGGTAGCCCACCGTGCCGCCCTCGGCCTGCAGCACCTGCGTGTAGGTGAGCTCCAGCTTCTTCGTCGACCGCGGGTTGATGGGGAAGATGCTGGCCTGGAACAGGTCCTCGCCCGCGTACTCCAGCAGCCCGGGATCGCGGCGGCGCCGCACGATTCCGTCGTAGATGCGGCGCGCCTCCTCGCGCGGGCGCACCTCGCCGGCCAGCCGCCTGTCGCCGTCCCAGATGGC encodes the following:
- a CDS encoding PAS domain S-box protein — encoded protein: MQLATHGSRQDPPADLRADAPHVAARYAAALVTVAAAAGFCALLRPWIAPNFLVVFLFAVVLAAWYGGLGPGIVASILSVVAVDLFFLSPGDPLSVRGPGEAVKLGFFVAAGYIASVLNQRLIDARRRAEREAAEAAQLAGQLQEQAVELEVQAEEMQSLNEELQQQIDESEALRRGVEAAHERLEAAHGETQRAGDRLRQILETMAEGVLLVASDGRITFANQAAARVLGIPREELVTMHRGDPRLAAFRGDAPLPLEEGPAGRVLRTGETVLGDEVELTRGGRRVALRVSAAPLHAQGDGVVVTIDDVTAQREAAAALRQSEARFRTMADSAPVMMWTAGPDALFDWVNRPWLEFTGRGIDDELGNGWADGVHPDDYQRCMTLYLSSFEARREFRMEYRLRRHDGEYRAVLDHGFPLVTAEGALAGYIGSCIDITELREAGDQQRFLADAGTVLSSSLDYTETLRRVARLAVPVMADVCVIDVLDEGRIERVDAANADAAQDAAARRLLDFTPSLVSSDPVAVVMRTAHPLVVNDGAAPPGVAELQPEDTVRELGVRAYMAVPLVARGRVLGSILLCATTSGRRYDDVELERAEELARRAAFAVDNARLYQRALEANRAKNDFLAVMSHELRTPLNAILGYTDLFLMGIPAALPEPLAPQVGRMQSAARHLLELIDEILTFARIEAGQEEVRAAPVAVSALVEEVAALVEPLALERGIGFEVRGPDPDFTLVADGRKVRQVLTNLLGNAVKFTDRGKATLEARRDGDAAAFVVGDTGMGIYPDQLERIFEPFWQAEQGLIREHGGSGLGLSVARQLARLMGGDITVRSTPGRGSEFTFTVPVEA
- a CDS encoding RNA polymerase sigma factor yields the protein MQRDTRESFQVLRAQAGDRAAFEALLAGVQAPLHGFVTSVVGDRALADDVLQEVFVRIWRKLRWLREPALFRPWAFRIAARAAMRHARRERRLRERWADDAALEHAPAPEPPERIDPALAARLRESMAAVSPASRAVLDLHYLQELTLAETAAVLGISAGTAKSRLAYGLRALRRALDAGPTSIERGTP
- a CDS encoding VIT and VWA domain-containing protein; amino-acid sequence: MRIQRLLSAAALLLAAAPPLGAQGIIVPECRDCRTPWVPPSGRIGLPIESVAIETTIEGQVATTHVTQVFRNETGATLEGTYFFPIPRGASVTDFAIWDGDRRLAGEVRPREEARRIYDGIVRRRRDPGLLEYAGEDLFQASIFPINPRSTKKLELTYTQVLQAEGGTVGYRYPLGIGRNASPVERVSGTVEIRAQQPMRTVYSPSHAVDVRRGDGDRRVRVSFESARQGERRDFQLFWAPSPSEIGLSLFTYREAGKDGYYLLLISPPTTVHAQEYAAKDVVFVLDVSGSMSEEGKIDKARRALEYGIRGLNPGDRFNVIAFSGDTRLMETGLIAATDAGRRRGTEFVSGLRPAGGTNINDALVQAMEQFPRQSTRPRLLVFLTDGLPTVGDTSVAAILENTRRARRGGVRLFTFGVGYDVNTRLLDRVAAENGGTSDYVEPREDLEVKVGAFFDKVNHPVLTDVRVDMGPVRTDLVYPRSLPDLFRGTQLALVGRYRNDTELRDVAIRLSGSGSPMRTFTYPGQRFPLRAEANDWLPRLWATRRVGWLMEQIRSNGEQKELRDEIVELGTRYGIVTPYTSFLALEPGAVAEDRPRPVPQPVRDQVRIRGSASGGYNGAPPPSAPPPPPPPPPPPTMPMDAQATTGRAAVAQSVTTRRMQEAATVGAEGAAAANAQHVGDKTFYLRDGVWTDAAIPRDNHAHLPETTVTFGTDEYFALLQRVPALGRYFALGQQVAVLVDGRIYRVRAAPQP
- a CDS encoding MarR family transcriptional regulator, which encodes MPGKLQQEIRQNRPIETLEEEAYLNVQRTANVLVQGLSDVLKRHDLTPTQYNVLRILRGAGEKGLTAGDVSDRMITRDPDVTRLLDRLEKRGLAERWRCTEDRRVVWTRITPAGREAIAPLDAEIERMHLRQLSHLGAERLGTLIELLEAVREPAQS